The following proteins are co-located in the Pedobacter frigiditerrae genome:
- a CDS encoding glycosyl hydrolase family 95 catalytic domain-containing protein, whose product MMKKISFVVIISFAYQISLAQTLSNYNLSFDKLANRWDEGMPLGNGMLGALIWGKGDKLRLSLDRADLWDERKALPDLTTYSFKWVQQQVEKKEYRIVQKTLDEPYHETTPTKIPAAAIEFDVSSFGKVLSNVLDINTALNTVKFQNGIVFNCYIHATKNQGFFGFENLVNVDVLPNLIVHNYAGNEKIAGDNSHAGQGLQKLGYAKGDVIKTQNSIRYKQPMTDGHFYEVLITWQKIKNKIIGSWTVTKDTEAVIAPISTTAKEPTGWDTHIKWWTNYWSKSSISIPDDLVQKQYYLEMYKLGSAARKGAPAITLQAVWTADNGSLPPWKGDFHNDLNTQLSYWPTYTSNHLAEGKTFTDWLWKVKEESEIYTKNYFGVPGLNIPGVVALSGKPMGGWVQYSMSPTVSAWCSQHFYWQWKYSMDEKFLKEQAYPYITQSATFLENITFLKDGVRMLPLSSSPEYNDNDISAWFKKWSNFDLSLAKFLFKAAKEVSIAKGDEKGAKHWAVIASQLPDYEVNETGFTIAPGQNLVSSHRHMSQYMGIYPLALLDYNKTEDKVRIDNSFKQIEAKGTRAWVGYSFSWMASLYARAYQADKAIKQLQIFASNFCSPNSFHLNGDQKGGQYSGFTYRPFTLEGNFAFAQGVHELLLQSRDGYIEVFPAVPSTWNECSFKDLRAEGAFLISANYKDGMIIRMEILSENGGVLNIKLPEGNFALLSRPNLTIRERARVLTQKGERLVFVNKG is encoded by the coding sequence ATGATGAAAAAAATATCATTCGTAGTAATCATCAGCTTTGCTTATCAAATTAGCTTAGCTCAAACCTTATCAAATTATAACCTCAGTTTTGACAAGCTAGCCAATAGGTGGGATGAAGGAATGCCTTTAGGCAATGGAATGTTAGGGGCTTTAATTTGGGGAAAGGGTGATAAGCTAAGGCTTTCTTTAGATCGAGCTGATTTATGGGATGAAAGAAAAGCCTTGCCAGATTTAACTACTTATAGTTTTAAATGGGTACAACAACAGGTCGAAAAAAAAGAATATCGTATTGTTCAAAAAACATTGGATGAACCTTATCATGAAACAACACCTACTAAAATTCCGGCAGCTGCCATTGAGTTTGATGTAAGTAGCTTCGGTAAAGTGTTATCAAACGTTTTGGATATAAACACAGCCTTAAACACCGTGAAATTTCAAAATGGGATAGTGTTTAATTGTTATATTCATGCTACAAAAAATCAAGGTTTTTTCGGTTTCGAGAATCTAGTAAATGTTGATGTATTACCTAATTTAATTGTGCATAATTATGCAGGTAATGAGAAAATTGCAGGAGATAATAGCCACGCCGGTCAAGGTTTGCAAAAATTAGGCTATGCCAAAGGCGATGTGATTAAGACTCAAAATAGCATCCGTTATAAACAACCAATGACTGATGGACATTTTTATGAAGTGTTAATCACATGGCAAAAAATAAAGAATAAAATTATAGGTTCCTGGACGGTTACTAAGGATACCGAAGCCGTTATTGCGCCTATATCTACAACTGCAAAAGAGCCAACTGGTTGGGATACACATATCAAATGGTGGACAAATTATTGGAGTAAGTCTTCTATATCTATTCCAGATGATTTGGTGCAAAAACAATACTACCTTGAAATGTATAAATTAGGCTCTGCTGCAAGAAAAGGTGCACCAGCCATTACATTACAAGCGGTATGGACAGCAGATAATGGAAGTTTGCCACCATGGAAAGGCGATTTTCATAATGATTTAAATACGCAATTGAGTTATTGGCCAACTTATACATCAAACCATTTAGCAGAGGGAAAAACTTTTACAGATTGGCTTTGGAAGGTTAAAGAAGAAAGTGAAATATATACCAAAAACTATTTTGGTGTACCTGGGCTAAATATCCCTGGTGTAGTAGCATTAAGTGGTAAGCCGATGGGTGGATGGGTACAGTATTCAATGAGTCCAACTGTAAGTGCTTGGTGTTCACAACATTTTTATTGGCAATGGAAATACAGTATGGATGAGAAATTTCTAAAAGAACAAGCCTATCCATACATTACACAGTCGGCTACTTTTTTAGAAAACATTACTTTCTTAAAAGATGGAGTTAGGATGTTGCCTTTAAGCTCTAGTCCAGAATATAATGATAACGATATTTCTGCCTGGTTTAAAAAATGGAGTAATTTTGATTTAAGCCTAGCTAAATTTTTATTTAAAGCGGCAAAAGAAGTTTCAATTGCCAAGGGCGATGAAAAAGGTGCAAAACATTGGGCAGTTATTGCTAGTCAATTGCCAGATTACGAAGTGAATGAAACGGGCTTTACCATTGCACCAGGACAGAACTTAGTCTCTTCCCATCGTCACATGTCTCAGTATATGGGTATTTATCCATTGGCATTATTAGATTATAATAAAACTGAAGATAAAGTCCGTATTGATAATTCATTTAAACAAATAGAGGCAAAGGGAACAAGAGCTTGGGTAGGTTATTCTTTTAGTTGGATGGCATCATTATATGCAAGAGCTTACCAAGCAGATAAGGCGATTAAACAATTACAAATATTTGCTTCAAATTTCTGTTCGCCAAATAGTTTTCATTTAAATGGAGATCAAAAAGGCGGTCAATATTCTGGCTTTACTTACCGCCCTTTTACTTTGGAAGGAAATTTTGCCTTTGCGCAAGGTGTACATGAATTGCTGTTGCAAAGTAGAGATGGATATATAGAAGTTTTCCCGGCTGTACCAAGCACTTGGAATGAATGTTCTTTTAAAGACTTGCGTGCAGAAGGTGCATTTTTAATTAGTGCAAACTATAAAGATGGAATGATTATCAGGATGGAAATTTTATCAGAAAATGGAGGTGTATTAAATATCAAACTTCCTGAAGGCAACTTTGCCTTGCTTTCTAGACCAAATCTTACTATAAGAGAAAGGGCTAGGGTGCTTACACAAAAAGGAGAAAGACTGGTTTTTGTAAATAAAGGATAA
- a CDS encoding SusC/RagA family TonB-linked outer membrane protein, whose translation MVKIITSIFCTLMLSFFGFPNAKANLKTNSSKSIFLINPELENKLAIVIDTNKKKLAKDSKVSDTSKNSELGKKFNYQFQNNVDSLRIGSSRAIPNLSLQQMLKGNITGLYVQETNGEPGTEQSMIIQGTSAPIFTKKDIYNVQPAVYLNGVYLVQDNPFAYDVQKYDYNRIGPATNLLANIDVDNIQSIVVIKDPISLAKLGPNAANGAIWITTKSAKSGLREISLNTYVGFVPAGNVQTVNGVFENNFRTPFYKKYASKANYDNYASFLRDSTNLDYFGKSNWNDLYYKNTEIYGANLGITGGNERANFRFYGTGSKSASNADETSLSKYNAFFNINMMPFKWMTVSSFLNAARMDRNRNRSLRDRFAEVRYLPDFSNPLSPNKDNYNLFLNEYSKVVDDNRNNLLNGSLALNLQLMPKMNFSTAVVFDYNEGLRDAFYPTTLMDNVNYVSGFFGYNQRFGLNNLLSYNYELNKDHSFEFELGQSLQADAYKYNYARGYNGNSDFIKINVVDGDANNSDYLNAIGNFYIFRYADKMKNGLISFFGNVKYKYKDLLSIGAIIRRDGSSNGQPDSRWINTPAFSIDWNLKNQLLRDNKFFDDLTLGASWARSAKIFLDDRFGAGPQYRTEYGWNEEPTIPTFGGFQGISRPYNTGWVGYGVTLPYVDRLNISASAAVLNNRLSASLVLYNRDDKNQLLNIPLSAESGYASIYKNGMAINNKGIDLTFTGNVLQSEKSLRWTTALNLNYNRNELTALPDGLSELVIGNNKLKVGQSVGAYWLYTNNGIYNSDAEVPTNSATGQKLTFNGLALKAGDPKWVDYNGDYNITDADKQFTGNRMPKIVGGWVNDFSYKNFELNFHFFFALGQKAINQFDAARYDFANRESASDINSVKEITSWQTTDKVKSYPIYNVWSNVIPYRTDQDLFLENASYVKLRSVTLGYDLTKTKFITNAKLGFRRAYLYLTGSNLLTITNFSGKDPELINYNGNYDGTSLPIARTFTLGLKLDL comes from the coding sequence ATGGTTAAAATCATTACAAGCATTTTCTGCACCTTGATGTTATCTTTTTTTGGTTTTCCAAATGCTAAGGCTAATCTAAAGACAAACTCTTCAAAGAGTATCTTTTTAATTAACCCTGAATTAGAAAATAAACTAGCTATTGTTATTGATACTAATAAGAAAAAGCTAGCCAAAGATTCTAAAGTTTCGGATACCTCAAAAAATAGTGAACTAGGTAAGAAATTCAATTATCAATTTCAAAATAATGTAGATTCATTAAGAATAGGATCTTCAAGAGCTATTCCGAATCTTTCATTACAACAGATGTTAAAGGGTAACATAACTGGTTTATATGTACAGGAAACCAATGGGGAGCCTGGTACTGAGCAAAGTATGATTATACAAGGAACATCAGCTCCAATATTTACAAAAAAGGATATTTACAATGTACAACCTGCTGTTTATTTAAATGGTGTTTATTTAGTGCAGGATAATCCATTTGCATACGATGTGCAAAAGTATGATTACAATAGAATTGGTCCAGCTACAAATTTATTAGCCAATATAGATGTAGATAATATTCAATCTATTGTGGTTATCAAAGATCCTATTTCATTGGCTAAACTTGGTCCGAATGCGGCCAATGGGGCAATCTGGATTACAACCAAATCTGCAAAAAGCGGTTTGAGGGAAATCAGTTTAAATACATACGTAGGATTTGTACCAGCTGGAAATGTTCAAACTGTAAATGGTGTATTCGAAAATAATTTTCGTACGCCGTTTTACAAAAAATATGCAAGCAAAGCTAATTATGATAATTATGCTAGTTTCTTAAGAGATTCTACTAACCTAGATTATTTTGGAAAATCGAACTGGAATGACCTGTATTACAAAAATACAGAAATTTACGGTGCCAATTTGGGTATTACTGGAGGTAATGAGCGTGCAAACTTTAGGTTTTATGGCACAGGATCAAAAAGTGCTAGTAACGCTGATGAAACTTCCTTGAGTAAATACAATGCATTTTTTAACATCAACATGATGCCTTTTAAATGGATGACTGTTTCTAGTTTCTTAAATGCAGCAAGAATGGATAGAAATAGAAATAGAAGTTTACGCGATCGCTTCGCAGAAGTAAGATATTTACCAGATTTCTCTAACCCATTATCACCTAATAAGGATAATTATAATTTGTTCTTAAACGAATATTCGAAAGTTGTAGATGACAATAGAAACAACTTATTAAATGGGTCGTTGGCATTAAACCTTCAATTGATGCCAAAAATGAATTTCAGCACAGCAGTTGTATTTGACTATAATGAAGGTTTAAGAGATGCTTTTTATCCAACTACATTAATGGACAATGTTAATTATGTATCTGGATTTTTTGGCTATAACCAACGATTTGGTTTAAATAATTTGCTAAGCTATAATTATGAGCTTAACAAGGATCATTCTTTTGAATTTGAGCTAGGGCAATCTTTGCAAGCTGATGCATATAAATACAATTACGCTAGAGGTTATAATGGAAATAGCGATTTTATAAAAATCAACGTGGTTGATGGTGATGCAAATAATTCTGACTACCTAAATGCCATAGGCAATTTCTACATATTTAGGTATGCTGATAAAATGAAGAATGGTTTGATTTCATTTTTTGGGAACGTTAAATATAAATACAAAGACTTGTTAAGCATTGGTGCTATTATTAGAAGAGATGGTTCTTCTAACGGACAACCAGATAGCCGATGGATCAATACTCCAGCTTTTAGTATAGACTGGAATTTGAAGAATCAATTATTACGTGACAATAAGTTTTTTGACGATTTAACTCTAGGTGCTTCTTGGGCTAGATCTGCCAAGATATTTTTAGACGACCGTTTTGGTGCTGGTCCTCAGTATAGAACTGAATATGGCTGGAATGAAGAGCCAACTATACCAACTTTTGGTGGTTTTCAAGGTATTTCTCGTCCATATAACACAGGCTGGGTAGGCTACGGTGTAACATTACCTTATGTAGATCGCTTAAATATCTCTGCGTCTGCAGCTGTTTTAAACAATAGATTAAGTGCTAGTTTGGTGCTTTATAATCGCGATGACAAAAATCAACTTTTAAATATTCCATTATCTGCAGAAAGCGGTTATGCAAGTATTTATAAAAATGGAATGGCTATCAATAATAAAGGAATTGATTTAACCTTTACAGGCAATGTTCTACAATCTGAAAAATCATTACGCTGGACCACCGCATTAAACCTAAACTATAACAGGAATGAGTTAACGGCCTTGCCAGATGGTTTAAGTGAATTAGTAATAGGTAATAATAAACTAAAGGTTGGTCAATCGGTTGGTGCCTATTGGTTGTATACTAACAATGGAATTTACAATAGCGATGCCGAAGTTCCAACAAACTCAGCAACCGGACAGAAGTTAACCTTTAATGGTTTAGCCTTAAAAGCTGGCGATCCAAAATGGGTTGATTACAATGGCGACTACAACATTACAGATGCTGATAAGCAATTTACAGGAAATAGAATGCCGAAAATAGTTGGCGGTTGGGTAAATGATTTCAGTTATAAAAATTTCGAATTGAACTTCCATTTTTTCTTTGCGCTTGGTCAAAAAGCAATTAACCAGTTTGATGCTGCTAGATATGATTTTGCTAATAGAGAATCTGCGAGCGACATCAATTCTGTAAAAGAAATTACAAGCTGGCAAACAACAGATAAAGTGAAAAGTTATCCTATCTATAATGTATGGAGTAATGTAATTCCTTATCGCACAGATCAAGATTTATTCTTGGAAAATGCCTCTTACGTTAAGCTTCGCTCGGTAACATTAGGTTATGATTTAACAAAAACAAAGTTTATAACCAATGCGAAATTAGGATTCAGAAGAGCTTATTTATACCTAACAGGAAGTAATTTGCTAACCATTACAAACTTCTCAGGTAAAGATCCTGAGTTGATCAACTACAATGGCAATTATGATGGTACAAGTTTACCTATTGCCAGGACTTTCACATTAGGTTTAAAATTAGATTTATAG
- a CDS encoding RagB/SusD family nutrient uptake outer membrane protein yields MISLKYKGVKLNKILIALLLTTLVTSNFSCKKILDVQSTRLAAEENLWKNQEDAKGALIGMYTLMRTAMVADNTHWLLGDLRQGDFVSTNRSDLKAIIDGQLNASYPVMNSITNWRRFYSVINAASLFIERSREIVANDPRYTPINNQADVAQARAMRAFAYFYMVRIWGDVPLLITSHDGDFTKHPRTSKDKVLAFATSELLLAAKVLPYRYGGTDVNLPGLYYGNNWPTWNGVLLTKLSAYAILAHIAAWQGNYLDCEVYTKFFIDNISQLNGDGSFGVKYITTEELTENVNGYSPFAFKRAVQIVGFGFEYGNGEATANGHIEQLTLAKPIILKEYPEIFVPKDTIRKVFTDNNDLRFSLDPLTNLYRTNYFTNYNSERPLFSKIKVIGAAQTGGNFAFFTSAVLFTRIEEITLLRAEALAVLGLRNDAINALNQAASLRGTAPYLSSSSADLINAIFAERRRELMGEGWRWYDLVRYNRIKKNNPAFNALLANDGIYWPVSKDILNANPQIKQNPYWN; encoded by the coding sequence ATGATATCATTAAAATATAAAGGCGTTAAATTAAATAAGATTTTAATTGCGCTATTATTAACCACGCTTGTAACATCCAATTTTTCTTGTAAAAAAATACTCGATGTGCAATCTACCCGATTGGCAGCCGAAGAAAATTTATGGAAAAACCAAGAGGATGCCAAAGGAGCATTAATTGGGATGTATACCTTAATGCGTACAGCTATGGTGGCTGATAATACACATTGGTTATTGGGCGATTTAAGACAAGGAGATTTTGTATCAACTAATCGTTCTGATTTAAAAGCAATTATTGATGGACAATTAAATGCATCATACCCAGTAATGAACAGCATTACCAACTGGAGAAGATTTTATTCAGTTATAAATGCAGCAAGTTTATTTATAGAACGATCTCGTGAAATTGTGGCAAATGACCCTCGTTATACGCCAATAAATAATCAGGCAGACGTGGCTCAAGCTAGGGCCATGAGAGCTTTTGCTTATTTCTATATGGTGCGTATTTGGGGTGATGTGCCTTTGTTGATTACATCTCATGATGGCGATTTCACTAAACACCCACGTACCTCTAAAGATAAAGTTTTAGCATTTGCAACGTCAGAATTATTATTGGCGGCTAAGGTTTTACCTTATAGATATGGTGGCACAGATGTAAATCTTCCAGGTTTATATTATGGGAACAATTGGCCAACTTGGAATGGGGTATTGTTAACTAAATTATCAGCCTATGCTATATTAGCGCATATTGCGGCATGGCAAGGCAATTATTTAGATTGCGAGGTATATACCAAATTTTTTATTGATAATATATCTCAATTAAACGGGGATGGAAGTTTTGGGGTTAAGTACATCACTACCGAAGAATTAACTGAAAATGTTAATGGTTATAGCCCTTTTGCATTTAAACGTGCTGTACAAATTGTGGGTTTTGGTTTTGAGTATGGTAACGGAGAAGCTACCGCTAATGGTCATATAGAGCAATTAACATTAGCTAAACCAATAATTTTAAAAGAGTACCCTGAAATTTTTGTTCCGAAAGATACCATAAGAAAAGTATTTACAGATAACAACGACTTGCGTTTCAGTCTAGATCCATTAACAAACCTTTATCGTACAAATTATTTTACAAATTACAATAGTGAGCGTCCTTTGTTCAGTAAAATTAAAGTAATTGGAGCTGCTCAAACTGGTGGCAATTTCGCCTTCTTTACTTCAGCGGTTTTGTTTACACGAATTGAAGAAATAACCTTATTAAGGGCAGAGGCTTTGGCGGTTTTAGGTTTACGCAATGATGCGATAAATGCTTTAAACCAAGCTGCTTCTTTAAGAGGTACCGCTCCATATTTGTCTAGTTCATCAGCAGATTTAATAAATGCCATTTTTGCCGAAAGAAGAAGAGAGTTAATGGGAGAAGGATGGCGTTGGTATGA